Proteins from a single region of Papaver somniferum cultivar HN1 unplaced genomic scaffold, ASM357369v1 unplaced-scaffold_70, whole genome shotgun sequence:
- the LOC113344008 gene encoding uncharacterized protein LOC113344008 has translation MEILQKQLLSKKDVKPRLIRWVLLLQEFNLEIRDKKGFENVVADHLFRIVLESSFQSDVVETFSDEQLFSVSLTPWYADIANYLVVGHIPAHWTQQDQTKFFVEVKFFMWDDPFLFKVCPDQLIRRCVPEFEHHNILNFSHSSACGEHLSDVWLET, from the exons ATGGAGATTTTACAGAAGCAACTCTTGTCAAAGAAAGATGTGAAACCTAGACTGATTAGgtgggttcttcttttgcaagaGTTCAACCTAGAAATCAGAGATAAGAAAGGATTTGAGAATGTTGTGGCTGATCATCTATTTAGGATAGTACTTGAGTCGTCTTTTCAAAGTGATGTGGTAGAAACTTTTTCTGATGAACAGTTGTTTAGTGTATCACTAACACCTTGGTATGCAGACATTGCAAACTATCTTGTTGTAGGTCACATTCCAGCTCATTGGACTCAACAAGACCAGACAAAGTTCTTTGTTGAAGTGAAATTTTTTATGTGGGATGATCCGTTTCTGTTTAAAGTTTGCCCTGATCAGCTGATTCGAAGGTGTGTGCCagaatttgaacaccacaatatCTTGAATTTCAGTCACTCTAGTGCTTGTGGAGAACACCTTTCAG ATGTCTGGCTGGAGACATAA
- the LOC113344010 gene encoding uncharacterized protein LOC113344010 isoform X1 — protein MQTSGSVSTPLRSIRRIVASAQPSVEDTDGFTFSLLGKIIFKNPLDHEDVKKEINNRWRSYRKYEIITKGTNLFLFRFQKEDAFNGVRMKTWDIMGYLLSLIQYDPNISISEHKFEQHVWTVKLRNLGNIILNDRLTNEICKDIGIKVNSEGRRRQPRGSVTGTVYIEVKLTEPLGRGGWYITPTGKKKWVIYHFEMQPYEICKKCWVVDHEDTKCKRLAQEQKVEAMTEAEYAEWSQTEEGKKILAAYITIEDANIMDVGVEISKGTDNTSSSSTTPFQLSHNGGILDLEIEDAEMRKNKRTRETSSQIKPTNNTALPHNLNSRITHNNPIYQSPNNGSEEMIDYSDLSAENRMEYQLNSMDDNRSKAIDSAESEHMGAASRNHYGNAASANQQVTSRDAS, from the exons ATGCAAACATCTGGTTCTGTCTCTACTCCTCTTAGATCAATAAGAAGAATAGTTGCATCTGCTCAACCTTCTGTTGAAGATACCGATGGATTTACCTTTAGTCTTCTTGGAAAAATAATCTTCAAGAATCCGCTAGATCATGAAGATGTGAAGAAAGAAATAAACAATCGCTGGAGAAGTTATCGCAAATATGAAATCATTACTAAAGGAACAAACCTATTTCTTTTTAGGTTTCAAAAAGAAGATGCATTCAATGGTGTTAGAATGAAAACCTGGGATATCATGGGATACTTACTGTCACTAATCCAGTACGATCCCAACATATCTATCTCAGAACATAAGTTTGAACAGCATGTCTGGACTGTTAAGTTGAGAAATCTGGGTAATATCATTCTAAATGATAGGCTAACTAATGAAATATGCAAGGATATAGGGATAAAGGTCAACTCAGAGGGTAGGAGAAGGCAGCCGAGAGGAAGTGTCACAGGCACGGTTTATATTGAAGTCAAGCTTACTGAACCACTCGGACGCGGAGGATGGTACATTACTCCTACTGGCAAAAAGAAATGGGTTATATATCACTTCGAGATGCAGCCCTATGAGATCTGCAAGAAATGTTGGGTTGTGGATCATGAAGACACAAAATGTAAAAGACTTGCTCAAGAACAAAAAGTGGAAGCTATGACAGAGGCTGAATACGCTGAATGGAGCCAGACAGAAGAGGGGAAAAAAATTTTGGCTGCCTATATAACAATTGAGGATGCCAATATAATGGATGTAGGGGTGGAAATATCCAAGGGTACTGataatacttcttcttcttcgaccaCTCCGTTTCAACTTTCTCATAATGGAGGAATTCTAGACCTAGAAATAGAAGATGCTGAAATGAGGAAAAATAAGCGCACCAGAGAAACAAGCTCTCAGATTAAACCCACAAACAATACTGCTTTACCTCATAATCTCAATAGCCGGATTACCCACAACAATCCCATTTACCAAAGTCCTAATAACGGATCTGAAGAAATGATTGATTATAGCGATCTCTCAGCTGAAAATAGGATGGAATACCAACTTAATTCAATGGATGATAATCGATCTAAGGCAATTGATAGCGCAGAATCTGAACATATGGGAGCGGCTTCTCGGAATCACTATGGAAATGCTGCATCTGCTAATCAG CAGGTGACTTCAAGGGATGCAAGCTAG
- the LOC113344010 gene encoding uncharacterized protein LOC113344010 isoform X2: MQTSGSVSTPLRSIRRIVASAQPSVEDTDGFTFSLLGKIIFKNPLDHEDVKKEINNRWRSYRKYEIITKGTNLFLFRFQKEDAFNGVRMKTWDIMGYLLSLIQYDPNISISEHKFEQHVWTVKLRNLGNIILNDRLTNEICKDIGIKVNSEGRRRQPRGSVTGTVYIEVKLTEPLGRGGWYITPTGKKKWVIYHFEMQPYEICKKCWVVDHEDTKCKRLAQEQKVEAMTEAEYAEWSQTEEGKKILAAYITIEDANIMDVGVEISKGTDNTSSSSTTPFQLSHNGGILDLEIEDAEMRKNKRTRETSSQIKPTNNTALPHNLNSRITHNNPIYQSPNNGSEEMIDYSDLSAENRMEYQLNSMDDNRSKAIDSAESEHMGAASRNHYGNAASANQVTSRDAS, encoded by the exons ATGCAAACATCTGGTTCTGTCTCTACTCCTCTTAGATCAATAAGAAGAATAGTTGCATCTGCTCAACCTTCTGTTGAAGATACCGATGGATTTACCTTTAGTCTTCTTGGAAAAATAATCTTCAAGAATCCGCTAGATCATGAAGATGTGAAGAAAGAAATAAACAATCGCTGGAGAAGTTATCGCAAATATGAAATCATTACTAAAGGAACAAACCTATTTCTTTTTAGGTTTCAAAAAGAAGATGCATTCAATGGTGTTAGAATGAAAACCTGGGATATCATGGGATACTTACTGTCACTAATCCAGTACGATCCCAACATATCTATCTCAGAACATAAGTTTGAACAGCATGTCTGGACTGTTAAGTTGAGAAATCTGGGTAATATCATTCTAAATGATAGGCTAACTAATGAAATATGCAAGGATATAGGGATAAAGGTCAACTCAGAGGGTAGGAGAAGGCAGCCGAGAGGAAGTGTCACAGGCACGGTTTATATTGAAGTCAAGCTTACTGAACCACTCGGACGCGGAGGATGGTACATTACTCCTACTGGCAAAAAGAAATGGGTTATATATCACTTCGAGATGCAGCCCTATGAGATCTGCAAGAAATGTTGGGTTGTGGATCATGAAGACACAAAATGTAAAAGACTTGCTCAAGAACAAAAAGTGGAAGCTATGACAGAGGCTGAATACGCTGAATGGAGCCAGACAGAAGAGGGGAAAAAAATTTTGGCTGCCTATATAACAATTGAGGATGCCAATATAATGGATGTAGGGGTGGAAATATCCAAGGGTACTGataatacttcttcttcttcgaccaCTCCGTTTCAACTTTCTCATAATGGAGGAATTCTAGACCTAGAAATAGAAGATGCTGAAATGAGGAAAAATAAGCGCACCAGAGAAACAAGCTCTCAGATTAAACCCACAAACAATACTGCTTTACCTCATAATCTCAATAGCCGGATTACCCACAACAATCCCATTTACCAAAGTCCTAATAACGGATCTGAAGAAATGATTGATTATAGCGATCTCTCAGCTGAAAATAGGATGGAATACCAACTTAATTCAATGGATGATAATCGATCTAAGGCAATTGATAGCGCAGAATCTGAACATATGGGAGCGGCTTCTCGGAATCACTATGGAAATGCTGCATCTGCTAATCAG GTGACTTCAAGGGATGCAAGCTAG